A genome region from Bradyrhizobium sp. WSM1417 includes the following:
- the rplK gene encoding 50S ribosomal protein L11: MAKKVTGYLKLQVPAGAANPSPPIGPALGQRGLNIMEFCKAFNAQTQKEEKNTPIPVVITIYADRSFTFEMKTPPMSFFLKQAAKIQSGSKAPGRDKAGAVTKAQVREIAEKKMKDLNCDSIESAMKMVEGSARSMGLEVAG; this comes from the coding sequence ATGGCAAAGAAAGTGACCGGATACCTGAAGCTTCAGGTCCCGGCCGGTGCGGCGAATCCTTCGCCCCCGATCGGTCCCGCGCTCGGTCAGCGCGGTCTCAACATCATGGAGTTCTGCAAGGCGTTCAACGCCCAGACCCAGAAGGAAGAGAAGAACACCCCCATTCCCGTCGTGATCACGATCTACGCCGATCGTTCGTTCACGTTCGAGATGAAGACGCCGCCGATGTCCTTCTTCCTCAAGCAGGCTGCCAAGATCCAGTCCGGCTCCAAGGCGCCGGGCCGTGACAAGGCGGGTGCGGTGACCAAAGCGCAGGTGCGCGAGATCGCCGAGAAGAAGATGAAGGATCTCAATTGCGACTCGATCGAGTCGGCCATGAAGATGGTCGAGGGCTCTGCCCGTTCGATGGGTCTGGAAGTGGCGGGGTAA
- the rplA gene encoding 50S ribosomal protein L1 — protein MAIGKRLNKAREGIDREKLYPLADAIKMVKERAKAKFDETIEVAINLGVDPRHADQMVRGVVTLPNGTGRTLRVGVFARGAKADEAKAAGADVVGAEDLVEKVQNGTIDFDRCIATPDMMPLVGRLGKVLGPRGLMPNPKIGTVTMDVTGAVKGAKGGSVEFRVEKAGILQAGVGKASFTEEKLVENIKALADAVSKAKPAGSKGTYIQRVAVSSSMGPGVKVEPGTILG, from the coding sequence ATGGCAATCGGAAAGCGTTTGAACAAAGCCCGCGAAGGTATTGATCGCGAAAAGCTTTACCCGCTCGCGGACGCCATCAAGATGGTCAAGGAACGCGCGAAAGCGAAGTTCGACGAGACCATCGAGGTCGCAATCAATCTCGGCGTCGATCCGCGTCACGCCGACCAGATGGTCCGCGGTGTCGTGACCCTGCCGAACGGCACCGGCCGTACGCTCCGCGTCGGCGTGTTCGCCCGCGGCGCCAAGGCCGACGAGGCCAAGGCTGCGGGTGCCGATGTCGTCGGCGCCGAGGACCTGGTCGAGAAGGTGCAGAACGGCACGATCGATTTCGACCGCTGTATCGCAACCCCCGACATGATGCCGCTGGTCGGCCGCCTCGGTAAGGTGCTCGGCCCGCGCGGCCTGATGCCGAACCCGAAGATCGGCACCGTGACCATGGACGTCACCGGCGCCGTGAAGGGCGCCAAGGGCGGGTCGGTCGAGTTCCGCGTCGAGAAGGCCGGCATCCTGCAGGCTGGCGTCGGCAAGGCCTCGTTCACCGAGGAAAAACTGGTCGAGAACATCAAGGCTCTCGCTGACGCTGTCTCCAAGGCCAAGCCGGCCGGTTCCAAGGGCACCTACATCCAGCGCGTTGCGGTGTCCTCGTCGATGGGTCCCGGCGTGAAGGTCGAGCCGGGCACCATTCTCGGCTAA
- a CDS encoding 2-hydroxyacid dehydrogenase yields the protein MTDKVLIYSRFPKTMMARFAERFELLDTGGKPASEMFSADALGGIRAVLTAGGTPLGAEAMDLFPKLGAIVCYGTGYDGVDLKAAAARNIAVGHSPGANAASVADIAMTLMLATTRRILVADRYVRSGDWAASKPSPMMRPQAGMPGRRIGVYGMGEIGRKIAARCASFESEIGYFSRSKYDLPYQYFPTLEALADWCSVLMIAVRAGAETQHAVSAVILKRLGADGYVVNISRGSVIDEKALVVALTEKTIAGAGLDVYEKEPHAPDGLTSRPNVVFAPHIGGHTLESHVAMQNCVLANLTAFFEGQPLPYAVKGA from the coding sequence ATGACTGACAAGGTCCTGATCTACTCGCGCTTTCCCAAGACGATGATGGCGCGCTTCGCCGAGCGGTTCGAGCTGCTCGACACCGGCGGCAAGCCGGCGAGCGAGATGTTTTCGGCCGACGCGCTCGGCGGTATCCGCGCGGTGCTCACGGCCGGCGGCACGCCGCTGGGCGCGGAGGCGATGGACCTGTTTCCGAAGCTCGGTGCCATCGTCTGCTACGGCACTGGCTATGACGGTGTTGACCTGAAGGCCGCTGCTGCCCGCAACATCGCGGTCGGACATAGCCCGGGCGCCAATGCGGCCTCCGTCGCCGACATCGCGATGACGCTGATGCTCGCGACGACGCGGCGAATCCTGGTTGCCGACCGGTACGTCCGAAGCGGCGATTGGGCCGCCTCAAAGCCCTCGCCGATGATGCGCCCGCAGGCCGGGATGCCGGGCCGCCGCATCGGCGTCTACGGCATGGGCGAGATCGGCCGCAAGATCGCAGCGCGCTGCGCATCCTTCGAGAGCGAAATCGGCTATTTCAGCCGCAGCAAATACGATCTGCCCTATCAATATTTCCCGACGCTGGAGGCGCTGGCCGACTGGTGCAGTGTGCTGATGATTGCGGTCCGGGCAGGAGCCGAGACCCAGCATGCCGTCAGCGCCGTTATCCTCAAGCGCCTCGGGGCGGACGGCTATGTCGTCAACATCTCCCGCGGCTCGGTGATCGATGAGAAAGCCCTGGTGGTGGCGCTCACCGAAAAGACCATCGCTGGAGCCGGTCTCGACGTCTACGAGAAGGAGCCGCACGCCCCCGACGGGCTGACGTCGCGGCCCAACGTCGTGTTCGCCCCCCATATCGGCGGCCACACCCTCGAATCGCACGTCGCCATGCAGAACTGCGTGCTGGCGAACCTGACCGCATTTTTCGAGGGCCAGCCGCTGCCTTACGCGGTCAAAGGAGCCTGA